The Aeromicrobium senzhongii genome includes a window with the following:
- a CDS encoding CDP-glycerol glycerophosphotransferase family protein, translating into MSAEDLAALDAMGERERLAAEMALVEPYFDADYYVASLPELREPVTDPLEHFCETGWRLLFAPNRDFDIWWYWASHLDPADESVNPLVHYALVGRDLGLATKPPTTAPSGPGAELPHDRPVRRATLFAGFDAEGVVDEATLILVRELARFSDVYCLFDSYLPDSELAKLREVATEAWSVRHGAYDFGSYSMLARDLVGWDRLQDYDEVLFVNDSSYLLRPLDEVFRQMDAERCDWWGLQATKGLAATKHLPSNQFTEPIPLDVVRDEMLARYEDDPIYDFHLASYFLVFRRPVLDDPVFRRLVDGVVPQQRKRLIIQKYEIGLTRLLIGRGHRFSTFVPALYPFHPVYSSWAFELIERGFPFLKRFLLYQNHYDVPGLAHWKDIVLRLTPDAPVEALEANLWRTGAADRLARSFAVERGADGEVHVPDWDMTPRRFTKLDAAASRDMRQWAFVVDRATHLLPDNSRAIFEHVAHDPSIKKVILTRSRHVRLAGENVEVHPVLSPEGRHALMRSGIVLLVERPIRAAQVRVSTERHHVIAVRRGLTLLKYSRTAASPRTPPDLQLSPEGPLQMLHEAPTRIFDAVLASSDADQLAAVASNWTTRYADAWRTGIPAHDFLIGDDLPADLREQEDRLREELAGRRLVLFSTTLRGTGSKAEPYRFSPAEVDRIASAVASAGAVLAIREPITDLERAYTQAFGEHALDLSELRWPSVHAVLRATDVLLTDVDGAALDFTVTGRPVISFAHDADELSDRLLYDLDHMFPGPVCRDTSSLVEALEQALDDPTTTRQYSRVRDLLVDHRDGHNTRRVVERLLALTPKEVLA; encoded by the coding sequence GTGAGCGCCGAGGACCTGGCCGCGCTCGACGCGATGGGCGAGCGCGAGCGTCTCGCGGCGGAGATGGCGTTGGTCGAGCCCTACTTCGACGCCGACTACTACGTGGCCTCGCTGCCCGAGCTGCGTGAGCCCGTGACCGATCCGCTCGAGCACTTCTGCGAGACGGGCTGGCGGTTGCTGTTCGCGCCGAACCGCGACTTCGACATCTGGTGGTACTGGGCGTCCCACCTCGATCCGGCGGACGAGTCCGTCAACCCGCTGGTCCACTACGCACTCGTCGGCCGCGATCTGGGCCTGGCGACCAAGCCGCCGACGACGGCCCCGTCCGGCCCCGGGGCGGAGCTGCCCCACGACCGTCCCGTGCGCCGTGCCACCCTGTTCGCCGGCTTCGACGCCGAGGGCGTCGTCGACGAGGCCACGCTGATCCTGGTGCGTGAGCTGGCGCGCTTCAGCGACGTGTATTGCCTGTTCGACAGCTACCTGCCCGACAGCGAGCTGGCCAAGCTGCGCGAGGTCGCCACCGAGGCCTGGTCGGTCCGCCACGGCGCCTACGACTTCGGGTCGTACTCGATGCTCGCGCGCGACCTCGTCGGCTGGGACCGCCTGCAGGACTACGACGAGGTGCTGTTCGTCAACGACTCCTCGTACCTGCTGCGGCCGCTCGACGAAGTGTTCCGGCAGATGGACGCGGAGCGGTGCGACTGGTGGGGCCTGCAGGCCACGAAAGGTCTGGCCGCCACCAAGCACCTGCCGTCGAACCAGTTCACCGAGCCGATCCCCCTCGACGTCGTCCGCGACGAGATGCTGGCCCGGTACGAGGACGACCCCATCTACGACTTCCACCTGGCGTCGTACTTCTTGGTCTTCCGCCGGCCCGTCCTGGACGACCCGGTCTTCCGCCGGCTCGTCGACGGTGTCGTCCCCCAGCAGCGCAAGCGACTGATCATCCAGAAGTACGAGATCGGGCTGACCCGGTTGTTGATCGGGCGCGGCCACCGGTTCTCGACGTTCGTCCCCGCCCTGTACCCGTTCCATCCGGTTTACAGCTCGTGGGCCTTCGAGCTGATCGAACGCGGCTTCCCCTTCCTGAAGCGGTTCCTGCTCTACCAGAACCACTACGACGTCCCCGGCCTCGCGCACTGGAAGGACATCGTGCTGCGCCTGACCCCGGACGCGCCCGTGGAGGCTCTCGAGGCGAACCTGTGGCGCACCGGTGCCGCCGACCGGCTGGCGCGGAGCTTCGCGGTCGAGCGCGGTGCCGACGGCGAGGTGCACGTGCCCGACTGGGACATGACGCCGCGCCGATTCACCAAGCTCGACGCCGCCGCGTCCCGCGACATGCGCCAGTGGGCGTTCGTCGTCGACCGGGCGACCCACCTGCTGCCGGACAACAGCCGGGCGATCTTCGAGCACGTCGCCCACGACCCCTCCATCAAGAAGGTCATTCTGACCCGGTCGCGGCACGTGAGGCTCGCCGGCGAGAACGTCGAGGTCCACCCGGTCCTGAGCCCCGAGGGCCGACACGCGCTCATGCGCTCGGGCATCGTCCTGCTGGTCGAGCGCCCGATCCGGGCCGCCCAGGTCCGGGTCAGCACCGAGCGCCACCACGTGATCGCCGTCCGTCGTGGGCTGACCCTGCTGAAGTACAGCCGGACCGCGGCCTCGCCCCGGACACCCCCTGACCTGCAGCTCAGCCCGGAGGGCCCGCTGCAGATGCTGCACGAGGCTCCCACGCGGATCTTCGACGCCGTCCTGGCCTCCTCCGACGCCGACCAGCTTGCGGCCGTGGCGTCGAACTGGACCACCCGTTACGCCGACGCCTGGCGGACCGGGATCCCCGCGCACGACTTCCTGATCGGTGACGACCTCCCGGCCGACCTGCGCGAGCAGGAGGACCGGCTGCGCGAGGAACTGGCCGGACGGCGGCTCGTCCTGTTCTCGACGACCCTGCGTGGCACGGGCTCGAAGGCCGAGCCGTACCGCTTCAGCCCGGCGGAGGTCGACCGCATCGCGTCCGCCGTCGCATCAGCCGGGGCGGTTCTGGCCATCCGCGAGCCCATCACCGATCTGGAGCGCGCCTACACCCAAGCGTTCGGCGAGCACGCCCTCGACCTCTCAGAACTGCGATGGCCGAGCGTGCACGCCGTGCTACGGGCCACCGACGTGCTGCTGACCGACGTCGACGGTGCCGCCCTCGACTTCACGGTGACGGGCCGCCCCGTCATCAGCTTCGCGCACGACGCCGACGAGCTCTCCGACCGTTTGCTGTACGACCTCGACCACATGTTCCCCGGGCCGGTGTGCCGGGACACGTCGTCCCTCGTCGAGGCTCTCGAGCAGGCGTTGGACGACCCGACCACCACGCGGCAATACTCCCGGGTGCGCGACCTGCTGGTCGACCACCGCGACGGCCACAACACGCGCCGCGTCGTGGAGCGCCTGCTGGCCCTGACGCCGAAGGAGGTGCTCGCATGA
- a CDS encoding Fpg/Nei family DNA glycosylase, translating into MPEMPEVEALVRWLGEKLDGAVVAEIEPASFAVLKTYDPPVSAFAGLTVSAVRRHGKFIDIDVDGLHLVIHLAKAGWLRWSDHFGDARVKMGGPIALRLRADRGDGPHEGFDLTEAGTRKGLAVYAVRDPQEVPGVARLGPDPLGSGFDLRPLLQRRMQVKRLLRDQTVIAGIGNAYSDEILHAARLSPFAIAEKLDEDEIGRLESAVTSVLTDAVAAADGKPASDLKDAKRERMRVHGRAGETCDVCGGTIAEVVFADSSLQYCPTCQTGGALLKDRSTSKFLK; encoded by the coding sequence ATGCCTGAGATGCCCGAGGTCGAGGCGCTGGTGCGCTGGCTGGGCGAGAAGCTCGACGGAGCCGTCGTCGCCGAGATCGAGCCCGCGTCCTTCGCGGTGCTCAAGACCTACGACCCGCCCGTCTCGGCGTTCGCGGGCCTGACCGTCTCGGCCGTGCGCCGGCACGGGAAGTTCATCGACATCGACGTCGACGGCCTCCACCTGGTGATCCACCTGGCCAAGGCCGGCTGGCTGCGCTGGAGCGACCACTTCGGCGACGCCCGGGTGAAGATGGGTGGTCCCATCGCGCTGCGGCTGCGCGCCGATCGCGGCGACGGCCCGCACGAGGGGTTCGACCTGACCGAGGCGGGCACCCGCAAGGGCCTGGCCGTGTACGCCGTGCGCGACCCGCAGGAGGTCCCCGGTGTCGCGCGGCTCGGACCCGACCCGCTGGGGTCGGGATTCGACCTGCGCCCGCTGCTGCAACGCCGGATGCAGGTCAAGCGGCTGCTGCGCGACCAGACCGTGATCGCAGGCATCGGCAACGCCTACAGCGACGAGATCCTGCACGCCGCGCGGCTGTCGCCGTTCGCGATCGCCGAGAAGCTCGACGAGGACGAGATCGGACGGCTCGAGTCGGCGGTCACCTCCGTGCTGACCGACGCTGTCGCGGCGGCCGACGGCAAGCCGGCGTCGGACCTCAAGGACGCCAAGCGCGAGCGGATGCGCGTGCACGGCCGGGCCGGCGAGACGTGCGACGTGTGCGGCGGCACCATCGCCGAGGTCGTCTTCGCGGACTCGTCGCTGCAGTACTGCCCGACCTGCCAGACCGGCGGCGCACTGCTCAAGGACCGCAGCACCTCGAAGTTCCTGAAATAG
- a CDS encoding DUF6801 domain-containing protein translates to MTRSSLVARRVALPITAALVGGTFATVGLASPANAADVALTKDFVYDCNVVAGGLNLRQHNIGVSISTKVPTTVYPGQTIPARAVKITLTMPEKLREATVDVIGGTAASGSSTDAALVLTTAGKSMNVRIPRLAAPNTAIPQVANVPWTIPASGTVPAIKAPAYTAGSVALGMPARFTISATLQVADGTAPSTLTCVGPADRALGSIRAVKAPNVAPKAPRTVKVVTKKNKAKNFVIRAKDANGDRLTYKVGKVKKKAGKVSGKGPKFKFKPKKNFKGKTAFYVSVRDGKGGSARVKVIVTVKKK, encoded by the coding sequence GTGACCCGCTCTTCCCTCGTAGCGCGCCGCGTCGCGCTCCCCATCACCGCCGCCCTCGTCGGCGGAACGTTCGCCACGGTGGGCCTCGCGTCCCCCGCGAACGCCGCCGATGTCGCGCTGACGAAGGACTTCGTCTACGACTGCAACGTGGTCGCCGGAGGCCTGAACCTCAGGCAGCACAACATCGGTGTCTCGATCTCGACCAAGGTCCCGACCACCGTCTACCCGGGTCAGACGATCCCGGCTCGCGCCGTCAAGATCACGCTGACGATGCCCGAGAAGCTGCGCGAGGCCACCGTGGACGTGATCGGCGGGACGGCCGCCTCGGGCTCCTCGACCGACGCCGCCCTCGTCCTGACCACGGCCGGCAAGTCCATGAACGTCCGGATCCCGCGTCTGGCCGCACCGAACACCGCGATCCCGCAGGTCGCCAACGTGCCCTGGACGATCCCGGCCTCCGGCACCGTCCCGGCCATCAAGGCTCCGGCGTACACCGCCGGCAGCGTCGCGCTCGGCATGCCCGCGCGCTTCACCATCTCCGCCACCCTGCAGGTCGCTGACGGGACCGCGCCCTCGACCCTGACGTGTGTCGGCCCCGCCGACCGCGCCCTGGGCTCGATCCGCGCGGTCAAGGCGCCGAACGTCGCGCCGAAGGCCCCCAGGACCGTCAAGGTCGTGACCAAGAAGAACAAGGCCAAGAACTTCGTCATCCGCGCGAAGGATGCCAACGGCGACCGCTTGACCTACAAGGTGGGCAAGGTCAAGAAGAAGGCCGGCAAGGTCAGCGGCAAGGGCCCGAAGTTCAAGTTCAAGCCCAAGAAGAACTTCAAGGGCAAGACCGCGTTCTACGTGTCCGTCCGCGACGGCAAGGGCGGAAGCGCGCGCGTGAAGGTCATCGTCACCGTCAAGAAGAAGTGA
- a CDS encoding Nramp family divalent metal transporter — protein MLRRRLTLLGPAFIAAVAYVDPGNVATNLTAGAQFGYTLVWVIVLANLMAVLLQYLSAKLGLVTRRSLAAQVGGRVSPRTRFLYWLQAEGIAIATDLAEVIGGAIAFQLLFGVPLPIGAVLTALVAMVVLTIGDRRGQGALERLIIGFLLLIAVGFLAGLVVGPPSAAGVAGGLVPRFDGAESVLLASGIVGATVMPHAVYLHSSLTADRLGRRGEDSSVRELLAATRTDVVLALILAGVLNLGLLLMAAANLQGMPGTDTIAGAHELIGSEIGAGVALLFAVALLGSGISSTSVGSAAGAEVMRSLTPWALSPLTRRLITLVPALVILMLGIDPTRALVVSQVVLSMGIPFAVVPLVWLTSSRGVMGEYVNHRATTALAVLAAGAIVVLNLVLLWLTFGG, from the coding sequence CTGCTCCGTCGTCGGCTCACGTTGCTGGGGCCGGCGTTCATCGCCGCCGTCGCGTACGTCGATCCGGGCAACGTCGCGACGAACCTGACCGCCGGGGCGCAGTTCGGGTACACGCTCGTCTGGGTCATCGTTCTCGCCAATCTCATGGCGGTCCTGCTGCAGTACCTCTCGGCGAAGCTGGGCCTGGTGACCAGGCGTTCGCTGGCGGCCCAGGTGGGCGGCCGCGTCTCGCCCCGCACGCGGTTCCTGTACTGGCTGCAGGCCGAGGGGATCGCGATCGCGACCGACCTGGCCGAGGTCATCGGCGGTGCGATCGCCTTCCAGCTGCTGTTCGGCGTGCCGTTGCCGATCGGCGCGGTACTGACGGCCCTGGTCGCGATGGTCGTCCTGACCATCGGTGACCGGCGCGGTCAGGGCGCCCTCGAGCGACTGATCATCGGGTTCCTGCTGCTGATCGCGGTCGGCTTCCTCGCCGGGCTGGTCGTGGGTCCGCCGTCCGCCGCAGGCGTGGCCGGAGGCCTGGTGCCGCGGTTCGACGGCGCCGAGAGCGTGTTGCTGGCGTCGGGCATCGTCGGCGCCACGGTGATGCCGCACGCGGTGTACCTGCACTCCAGTCTCACGGCGGACCGGCTGGGGCGCCGCGGCGAGGACTCGTCCGTCCGCGAGTTGCTGGCCGCGACCCGGACCGACGTGGTCCTGGCGCTGATCCTGGCGGGCGTCCTGAACCTCGGTCTGCTGCTCATGGCGGCGGCGAACCTGCAGGGCATGCCCGGCACGGACACGATCGCCGGCGCGCACGAGCTGATCGGCAGCGAGATCGGCGCCGGCGTCGCGCTGCTGTTCGCGGTGGCCCTGTTGGGCTCGGGCATCTCGTCCACGTCCGTCGGCAGCGCGGCCGGCGCCGAGGTGATGCGCAGCCTCACGCCGTGGGCGCTGTCGCCGCTGACGCGTCGCCTGATCACGCTCGTCCCGGCGTTGGTGATCCTGATGCTGGGGATCGATCCGACCCGGGCCCTCGTGGTCTCGCAGGTCGTCCTGTCGATGGGCATCCCGTTCGCCGTCGTCCCGCTGGTCTGGCTGACGTCGTCCCGCGGCGTCATGGGCGAGTACGTCAACCACCGGGCGACGACGGCACTGGCCGTCCTGGCCGCCGGCGCGATCGTGGTGCTGAATCTGGTTCTGCTGTGGCTGACGTTCGGGGGTTGA
- a CDS encoding GNAT family N-acetyltransferase, translating to MTVDITYNTSEQQYEITVDGAVAGHTVARDEGDVVVFPHTEIDERFEGRGLGGKLVGHALDDVRSRGKKVRAHCTYVKHFIEKHPEYQDLRAE from the coding sequence ATGACGGTCGACATCACGTACAACACGTCCGAGCAGCAGTACGAGATCACGGTCGACGGCGCGGTGGCCGGCCACACCGTGGCACGGGACGAGGGCGACGTCGTCGTCTTCCCTCACACGGAGATCGACGAGCGCTTCGAGGGCCGGGGACTGGGCGGCAAGCTCGTCGGACACGCCCTTGACGACGTCCGGTCGCGGGGCAAGAAGGTCCGGGCCCACTGCACCTACGTCAAGCACTTCATCGAGAAGCACCCCGAGTACCAGGACCTCCGGGCCGAGTGA